From Ananas comosus cultivar F153 linkage group 8, ASM154086v1, whole genome shotgun sequence, one genomic window encodes:
- the LOC109714134 gene encoding uncharacterized protein LOC109714134 — translation MFVCHSSSGTLVLLLYVDDIIVTGSSSSLLDALIVTLQREFAMKDLGLLHYFLGIEVHLSPSGLHLSQQKYAHQLLQRHGFLDSKPVSTHLSPTSRLSSHEGRLLENPYIYCQIVGALQYLIFTRPDVSYAVKSVAQYLHAPRELHMQAVKHILRCIRGTLSYCFPISHCDNPSFVAFADADWAGCSDTRRSTSGYCIFLGPNLISWSAKKQPTISCSSSEAEYRAVSYTIAEIVWIRRLLRDLCVFLWCSISIYCDNLSTTYLGANSALHARTKHIELDHQFLREKVQSGDLALIHIPSDK, via the coding sequence ATGTTTGTTTGTCATTCCTCCTCTGGCACTCTTGTTCTCcttttgtatgttgatgatattattgtcaCTGGCAGTTCCTCATCTCTTCTCGATGCTCTTATCGTCACTTTACAACGCGAATTTGCCATGAAGGATCTCGGATTGCtgcattattttttgggtattgagGTTCATCTCTCCCCCTCTGGTCTTCATCTATCTCAACAAAAATATGCGCATCAACTGCTTCAGCGACATGGTTTTCTTGACAGTAAGCCCGTTTCTACTCATCTTTCGCCAACGTCTCGTCTCTCTTCCCATGAGGGGCGTCTTCTTGAGAATCCATACATTTATTGTCAGATAGTTGGTGCTCTCCAGTATCTCATTTTCACCAGACCGGACGTTTCATATGCTGTCAAATCTGTTGCCCAGTATCTCCATGCACCTCGTGAATTGCACATGCAAGCGGTCAAGCATATTCTGCGCTGTATTCGGGGGACGCTGTCTTATTGCTTTCCTATCTCTCATTGCGACAATCCTTCTTTTGTAGCCTTcgctgatgctgattgggctggttgCTCGGATACACGTCGCTCTACTTCTGGATATTGCATTTTTCTAGGGCCAAATCTTATCTCCTGGTCCGCTAAGAAACAACCCACCATTTCTTGTTCTAGTTCTGAAGCAGAGTATCGTGCTGTATCCTACACAATTGCTGAGATAGTCTGGATTCGTCGTCTCCTTCGTGACCTTTGTGTTTTCTTATGGTGCTCTATTAGTATTTATTGTGATAATCTTAGCACCACCTACCTTGGGGCCAATTCTGCTCTCCATGCTCGCACGAAGCACATTGAGCTTGACCATCAGTTCTTGCGGGAAAAAGTTCAGTCTGGTGATTTGGCCTTAATTCATATCCCTTCTGACAAGTAA